TGTGTCCTATGGAGTCACCCTTGCCTGGAGAGCCAGCACAGGGCCCCGCAGTCCCCAGAGACCCCTCCTCTGCGGAGTTAGTGTAGCACCTGGTCCAGCTCATACTTCTCACAGAACCGACTGGTGAAGGGGAAGCAGGTGAGGTACTCGATCCAGGGCCAGTTGATGGGGTAGAAGTAGAGCCACAGCACCAGGGAGGCGAAGAGCCCAGCGAAGACCACCAGCGACACCAGGATGAGAGCTCGCTTGCGGTACTTGTCACTGGTGCCGAAGGTGATGTAGGGCAGGAAGGCAAAGGCCAGCAGCATGCCACTGAGGAAGCCGAAGATGTGGGCAATGTTGTCTATCCAGGGCAGGAGGCCGCAGATGAAGAGGAAAAGCACAATGGCCGAGAGGTTGAAGAAAGCCTTCCACGGTCGCTCCAGCAGCTGCCAGCTCTGGAAAAGCTCCACAAAGAGGCACGCAAGGAGGCCAAACTGTGACCCAGCTGGGCCcacctgggggcggggaggagagagGTGGCACACTGACTCTGGGTACGGGGTACCAGCCCTGGGGCGCATCTCGCACtcagaggatgaggcaggagctgctgggcTTACTCTGCACATCCTTGCAGAAAACCTGGGTGTGGGACCCTGGGACTTAGCACAAGCCAGCCTGCTCCGAGGAGACCACAGGCAGTGGACAGGGCACAGAGCAGAAAGAGCAACAGACTCAAGGTGAATGGCTCAAGAGACCTCTCCTCCTGAGGGTGGAGAGCAGCCACATGGAGGGTTTCACTGAAAAAGGAGTGGGGATCCCTGGTGACTCAAGACTGTCCCTGTTCCCGCTGCCAAGAATTAAGGGACCAATCAGTAGGTTCCAGCTTAGCTGTCCATCTGTAGCTCAGCTGGACACAGCAGGGGCTCTGTGCCCTCCCTGCAGCTCCTGGGGTCAGACTAGGGCAAGAAGCAGTGGGGTCGGCCCTCCCCACAAAGCTTGAGGCCCAAAACGAAGGgcacaccccacccaccccttgTCTCCCAAGTCCTACCTCTGCCCGATAGGGGAGAAAGATGGCACTGGCCAGGTTGCCTGTGATGCCACTGAGGATGAAGATGATGGAGATCcggtgccagccagccagcttctCCAGATCCCTCAGGATGGTCATTTGGAAGACCACAGACACAAGGCAGTGCACTATGCTGGGGACAGAGATGTGAGCATTGTCAGCCTTTCCCACGTGCCCATGCCCACCAGCTGGGCACACCACAGGTGCAGTCAGGTTGAGCCTGCTGTGCCCGGTCCAGAAGCCCTTTCTCTAGCATCTAGGTGGGAAGGCACAGGAGTCTGGGCAAGGGGCAGCAAGGCACCTCTtacccagcatgcaggaagagagacagccaGATCCGGTAGAACTGGTCGGGAACCTCAGGGTTGAGGAAAGGCAGTAGCCCGCACACCTTGTCCAAGCAGTGCACCTGGGTATGGGACACAGGGTTGTTAGTGCTGCCCTAGGAGGCAGGCCAGGTCTAAGGCTTCCAAATGGGAAGGATCCAGTGAGCCTTAGCACCCCTGCGGCTTCCACTACCCAGACAGCCTTTGCCTACCTGGGAACAGAGCGTGGCCTCCTCGTGGAAATAGCCATGCATGAACTCACAGTACTCCCGAGTGGTGATCTCACAGCTGTGGACAGGGAGCCGACAGGGCATGAGCGTTCCAGAGGGCCCCTGCCCACCGAGGCTGGAGCCCAGCACCTGGTCACGGCAGGCAGGACAGAGCAAGCTCCCTTCTGTctcactgcccccacccccacccccaccccgccgcccCATCACCCACGAGCAGAGAACGGAGGACCATTGCAGAGGCCCATCAGCCTGTGGGGCTGGGGGGCGCTGGCTCACCTGCCCTTGGTACCAATGCAGCAGGGTCGGCCTTTGATCTCACAGTCTATGTGCAGTAAGCCCGTGTGGTTGCTCTGGGCCTGCTCTGTGCAAATCTAAGACAGAGGGTGGCGATGGCGGTGGGCCTCAGTGACAGGAAGCCAAACGTCCCCACCCTCATCCGACAGCCTTCTGCATGAGTCACTCACGTACCGGCCACTTGGTAATGTCATCAGGCCAGATGTGGGCCCCACTGGAGGCTGGCTCTTCACAAGTCCTGAAAGCAGTGGGCGAAATGAAGAGTGGGCCACCCCAGCCTGCCGCAGCCACCCACCACCAGTCCAGAGGCAGCTCCGATGGCTGGGTACCACTCTGGACCCACAGGTGGCTCTGGGCTGTACCTGGGGTCCTGGTGACACACAACAGCTGACGGCTGCTTCTGGCCCTGGTCAGACGTATCTGAGGGCTCAGTATCATTCTGCCACTTCACAAAAGTGGCCAGCGTCTCCTAGACGGCAGAGAGGTCAGGTCATGCCAGGGCAATGTCATTCAGATGGTGCAGGCGGGGAACCCTCCGGGACAAAGGCTCCTCCCATTTCCCCAGGCTCAGGTACTTCAGCCATTCTGCCCAACTTTTCCAGCCCAGCTTTGGGCTTgtctgctgggctgggctgggaagAAGCGATGCGGTGGAGCTGGCAGGGTTAGGGGCTGGACCCACCGAGCAGTCCTTCTTCTGGGTCTGGATGCAGCCTGAGCGGTCATTCTGGACGCAGCAGCCCGAGGCGCGCTCGATGTCACGCTCCCTCTGCACCAGCTGCTCAATCTGCTGGTCTTTCCGGATGCAGGGTGAGAACTTGGCTCCTAGGTGGATCAGGTCAATCTGGGATTGGGAGAGGGGCTGGTGAGCCAGCACTCCACACTCAGAAGGGGCGGGCCGTCCCCAACTGCTCACTACCCAGTGTGGAGAGACAGGGTTCAGGGCTCCCAGGCATTCCCAGCCCGAGCCTCACCGAGCTGGGGCCAATCCAGAAGTTCTCCTGCTGGATGTATTTCACGCTCTCGTATACACCTCTGTTCTTCAGCACCTACAAGAGGTAGTTTGTGGCATTAGAGGAGCCAGAGTCCtgagtgggagaggagagggatgggTGGCACCCCCAGAATGGAGCCTCTGAGAAAGACTCAGGCTGTGAGCCTCAGCACCTCCACCTTGGGCCAGGCCGCCGCAGTGGGAGACGCTTGGTGCCCAGCGTGCTGAAGCCCCGTGGGAGAGCCCTACTCACCAGCTGGGTGGTGACATGCTGGGCAAAGCCCACGGGTGCGATGCCGTAGGTGCAGATCACCAGCAGGGTGATGATGATGTGGACAAAGGTCAGCCAGTAGGTAAAATAGGGCCTGTAGACAGAGGCCTCCGTCAGCCCAGCGAGTTCCCGCCCTGCCTTCCCCTGGACATGGCGGACTTCCCCGGGCTCTCCGATCACCCCAGTTCAGCCTTCCCCACAGAAACTCAGAAGCTGCATCTCCAGGTGTCTCTCTTTAAAACCCCGGATGGGATGTGGATGAAGATCAGCATCACCCTCACTACTGCTAACTGTCAGGGCTGGCTAtgctcatctcttcctttctcctctgcgTCCATTTCCTGGAacagcccagggccttgtacacacTTCACATCACCTGGGAGACTCCGCCCACCCCTTACCCCAGCCACTCCCCCTCCACACCTGTCATTTCTTACTTTGTATAATTCGGAGTCCGATGTCTATCGGATCACATTGCTGATCATACTGTGACTatctcattttttatttccagtttccCTTAACATTTCTGTGCCCAACTTCCCCCAGAATCCCTCACTCCAGGCTCCAactccttttgttctgttttaacttctttggttttgagacaaggtatctctaTGGAACATTAGCTACaactcaatatatagaccaggctggctttgaactcacagagctctgtctacctctgcctcttgaatactgggattaaacattaaattatttatttattattagtgtgtgtgtgtgtgtgtgtgtgtgtgtgtgtgtgcgcatgatGTATATTGGGGTGAGTGTGCACACGACATgacatgaatgtggaggtcagaggacaactttggggagtgggttctctccacCGTCATACTCGCGTGCGTCTGGGAGCTTGTCATTACGAGACAGACCTGCAGGGGGTGCTCTTGAGACGTTTACCAAACAAGAAGGGGCCGTGTGTGGGGTGAGGGCCGTGTGTGGGGTGAGGGCCCAGAGAGGTCTGGGAGCTCTGGAAACAGTGCCCGGTCCAGGCTGGCTCCTGGAGGCTCACCGGTGGCTGTCAAAGCTCTCCAGCTGCCGCTGCACGGTGCTGCTGATGCTGCGGCGGTAGCTGCGGTTCAGCCAGTTGCCCACCACACCCAGGCCGTAGTGCCGCTTCTTCCGGTCAAACGCAAAGTGCTTTACTTTGGAGGCAATGCGCTTGCCGCGCTGGGTCCCAGGAGCTGGGGTCCGGCCGCTGTACTCTTTTCTGGTGGTGACAAAGGTTCTCAGCCTGAGGACCCTCCCAGGGTGaacgggggggagggggggtggataTGGGggagcagagcctggcagatgAAAGGGCCGGGCACTGAAGAGTCCCCACCCTGTACTCACAGAGGGATTTGGACTCCATCGGGGGAGACTGGGGAGGCGGAGTGTGGGACCCCTCGGAAATTGCTAGCGGAGAGTGGAGGAGACTCAAATACATCATCGTGCATGGAGCTCATTTCTTCCTGGAGTGGAGGGGCACCAGAGACAGGGTAAGGAGTCACTGTCCCAAGTATCATCCCCTGGCACACCAATCTGTGCGGCCTCTTCAGGATGGAAGGGGAAGCCACATGCTCCTCATCCCTGACTCCACATCCCCCGCTATGGGAGCCCAGCCCAATGGCTCACAAAGGACACACCCCATCCTGCCTTTGGACCTTTCAGGGATCCTGGCAGGACACAGTCAAAGCCAAGGCTACTTCTCTCAGCTCCCAGGCCACCCCAGCCCCTGCCCAGAGAGTCCACGCCCCATGCTTGCCTTACTAAAAAAGGAGGAGTCGAAGGTGTCTGCGCCGTCGACTGcatcctcctccaggaagctgggGTAGGCAAAGCTGCGCTTGACATTCCGGCACCGCTGCCCAGTGGCATCCAGCACTGAGCGCCCCTGGGCGTGGAACACAAGCATTCCCTCAGCATTGAGacccagaacccaggaccaaAGGGGCAGCTTGCAGACTGGCAAAGGCATGGAGCATCTGATAAGTGGATGGGCTGAAGGAGCTGCCCGGAGCAGGAGGCCAGGATGGGGCTCCAGCAGCTGCTGGCCTACACAGCCTCTCCTGCCAAGGTTTCGGATCAGCTTTTCCCTCGCAGCCTCCTGCCTGTTCACATGAGTGGTTGGCACCCCAATACTCAAGGCGTCCATATTCCATGCTATCACGCTCAGTCTGGAGCTGTGCCCCTCACTGCTGCCTCTTGGCCCAGCGCACTAGGCCCTTGCCCACTGGTAAGATCCTTCATCTCCTGTCATTCCCCCCACAACCGGAGAAAGGAGCTTCCTAAAACACAGGGTCGGTGAGGGTCTCGCAGGGGAACTGGGGACCAGGACACAGGTATCCCTGGTCTTCTGGGTATGCATGCACTCACAGCTTTGACACAGAGAGCGGACACCCAGGTGAGCTGAGTGGCGGCCACGGATGGAGACATGCATCCTTCAGCGCGGGTCTCACCTTGAGGAGGGCGGCGGCCGCCTGAAAGCTCATATGGGCAACTGAGATCCTTTTGCGGCGGGGCAGATGGGAGTAGCCAGAGCGGACGCTGGTGAAGGATGTGAGGGACAAGACCCCTGGAGTCAGAGGTGGGTGGGGAGCGTGAGGCCGGTCCACCTCATCCGGGTGGCGGAAGGCCCGCCCCCGGGCCAGGGGATCCACGATCTGCAAGAGGCAGTGAGTGAGCCAGGTGCCCAGGCCCGGGAGAGCTGCCCACTGCCCCACACTTCCACGAAGCCCACCTTGGGCATCTTGCAGGGTTTCGGAGACTCGGTGCCCTGGAAGGAGGGCGCCTCCTGGCTGGGCAGCTCCAGTTCCCTCTGGCACGACGCCTTGAGCCTGCCATAGTGCACGCTGCAGTGGTGCAGACTGCGGCGCTGCCAGTTCTGCCGCTTGCCTTCCCAGTCGCCACTGACCCCGAACCACTGGGCCGTGCCCCTGTGAAACAGACACGGGAGGGTGCAACGTAGGCATGCACTTCGAGGGAGGGGAGTAAGTATGAGGGGTCCTGGTACACGTGTATgtgcaggggaggtggggggtgatggtgtgtgtgtgcacagggaggtgggggtgatggtgcatgtgtgcacagggaggtgggggtgatggtgtgtgtgtgtgcacagggaggtgggggtgatggtgtgtgtgtgtgtgtgtgtgcacagggaggtgggggtgatgatgtgtgtgcacagggaggtgggggtgatggtgtgtgtgtgtgtgtgcacagggaggtgggggtgatggtgtgtgtgtgtgcacagggaggtgggggtgatggtgtgtgtgtgcacagagaggtgggggtgatggtgtgtgtatgtgcacagggaggtgggggtgatggtgtgtgtgtgtgtgtgtgtgtgtgcacagggaggtgggggtgatgatgtgtgtgcacagggaggtgggggtgatggtgcatgtgtgcacagggaggtgggggtgatgatgatgtgtgtgcacagggaggtgggggtgatggtgtgtgtgtgcacagggaggtgggggtgatgatgatgtgtgtgcacagggaggtgggggtgatggtgtgtgtatgtgcaggggaggtgggggtgatggtgtgtgtgtgtgcgtgcacagggaggtgggggtgatggtgtgtgtgtgcacagggaggtgggggtgatggtgtgtgtgtgcacagggaggtgggggtgatggtgtgtgtgtgcacagggaggtggggtgatggtgtgtgtgtgcacagggaggtggggtgatggtgcatgtgtgtgcacagggaggTGGGGGATAAAAGTGCATGTGTTTAAAGGAGGCAGCATGGGGGACGACAGTATGTGTATTCTGGGAGGTGACAAGTGtcgtgtgggtgtgtgtacatggggAAGGTGATGTGTAGGTTGAGGGTACCTGTGGATGAGGTAACGGAGGTAACGGTTCGTGCGTTTAGGGAAAGTGTTataaggggtggtggtggtggtggtgtgtgtgtgtgtgtgtctgtgtctgtgtgtgtctgtctgtgtgtgtgtgtgtctgtctgtgtgtgtgtctgtgtgtgtctgtgtctgtgtgtgtgtgtagaggtgacCCCAGGGTGATGGCACGTGTGCTCCTGTGTGTACATAAGCTAAACCACCTGCTGCACCGTGGACCTTCAGGGTCCCGGGAATCAGCTTCCCTGAGCCCCACTGAGTCCCCAGCTGCAGCCCAGTGACCAGGCTTAGAGTGAAGGCTACATCATGAGGAGGGGAACTGGGGGGTCCCTCGGCAGCATGCTGCGGCCCATCCTGTCAGGCTCACACCTGGGCCGGGCTCCCCCATCCACCCCCCATCCACGCCTCCTCAGGGAGCTGTCTCTTACTGACTCTGTCTACTCCTTCTGGAAAGGGGACACAGGGCTCAGGCCCTGGGAGAGATCAGGTGCCCAGAATGTGCAGGCTGCTGgggtgtcgggggggggggggggcggtgctcACTTGCGGATGCTCTGGGACAGAGAGGCCTGGCGGCGGAAGCCAGGGCGTTTCTCTGTGCCGTCCTGCCATCGTCCTCGGGGTTCCTGGAGGCTGACACTCTTCAGGTAGGCTGGGTTCTTGGGCCTCTGCGGGGCAGCGAGGAGGACATGTGCTGAGCGCTTAGCCCATTTTTGTGTCCCCATTCCCTCCTTGTTACTGCAGTGTTGGGacagaacccaggccctctgacaCGCCAGGCCACTTTAACGCTAGactactgagctgcaccccaCCCTCCACAAGTCCTTCATTCTGAACTTAAACTTTTCCTAGTGTTTTCTAGCaaggcctggggatgtagctcaagttggcagagtgcttgcctggcatacacaaggccctgggttcaagtcccatcACTATATGCACCAGGTAGTGAACACATGCAACCCTAGCACTCAAGAAGGAGAGGCCAaaaatcagaagctcaaggtaACTGTTGACTACATAGTAAGctcgaggctaacctgggctacgtggaccctgtctcaaaaaaaggaacaaaacacatcACGTTTTCCAGTAAACCCCAGCAAATCCTCCCTATACATGATCTGCCCATGATGTGGGATGGTCTTGCCTCTCTTCACGTGTCCTACGGAGCCCTCGGGGTGAGCAGGCGGCCCTAACACAGATCCTCTTTATGTCTGAGGCTGTGGGCAAAGCCCACGCTATCTGGGGCCTGCTCTCAATGAGCTCTTTATGGGACAGGAGTCCAAACGGACAGAAACACTGACCCATCCCCCCAAGAGCCAGGAGCTACAGGGGTGGGTTGCTGGCACTGTGGGACCCTGCACCCACACAGGCCACCACAGATAGTCCACACCCCCTCAGAAAAGGCCAGTCAGGGCCGGAGAGGGGACATGTAAACaaccagagcccaggctggccaacaagccctTTTCTCAAGGACAGTGTTCCTTGTTCCTTGGCCACCAGGCAAAAGAGCTCCCAAAGTTCCAGAGTTCAAGGCCTCGCTCCCTGCAATATTTCAGGCCCACACGGAGGCTGCTGGGCCGCCAGTGGACCATGATGGATGGGCGTGACTAGGAAGTGCAACCACCCAGCGGGTGCTGTGCCGGAGGGCGCACCTGCTGCCTGTGGCTATGTCTCCAGCTCTCACCTCAGGAAGCATGCTCTCCTGCTCGCTGGGGGCCTGGGTCTCCGGGGGTGGGATAGTGATGGATAGGTTGGGTGGCTTCCGGCTCTGCAGGCGGCTCCCAGACACAGAAGAGAGGTTGCTGCCATTCTTGTCAGCTGAGGCCATGGTGGACACGACGCTAGAGGAGAGATGGGGTGACAGAACAGGCATGTAGAGGTGGCAGGACTCAGGGCCTTGGGGATCTTGGAACCAGGAAGGCAGCCCAAGGCCAGCACCAACCTGCCTCATGTGGCCTCAGACCGAGCTCCAGAGAGAGGCAGCCAGGCCACAcctgacggggggggggggggaggaacttGGGGTCTATTTCTgactttcatttgcatttctgacTTGCAGGGGTGAGGAGAGCCTTGACCCCACCACGGCCCCTTCCTGGTCTCTCTGCTTTGGTGAGAACCAAACCGTGAGAGGAGCAGAAGGATGAGGAGTGGGTGTGGTCAGAGCAAGTCGGGGCCAGGGGCGGCCATGGACAGAGGGCCCTTCCTCGGACTCTGGGGGAATGTTCAACGGACAGGAACACTCTAGACCACCAAGCATGGCAAACTGCCAACTggtgccagctgctgctgctgctgctgctgctgctgctgctgctgccgggcAGGCACCAGCTGCTGCCACCAGGGGTCAACTACGCAGGGCAGGCGCTTCTCCTGGGGAAGCAGGCCTTGTCATGCAGAGGAAGTGGTGATTCTGCCCAGTTCCCACCACACAGGTCCCTCAAGGCTGCCTCCTCAGGGTGGAGTGAAAGCCTCTTACAGTGGTgccagcctataatcccagctgcttgggagCCCAGGGAAGGAATATCACTTgggcccaggagttcaaggccagcctcagcaatATCACATGCCTCTGTGTAGTTagtacacgcctgtaatcccagtgcttggaagacTGAGAAGAGAAtattgtgagtttgagggtagcatggactaggtcagcttgggctacagctgttagaaaaagaaaagagaaagataatcGAAACTGCTACTAGCCTGGtagttctcatttttttctttccttcatcccaggctagccttgaacttgctgcgTTTCTAACGGTGACTGTGAACTccttaattctcctgcctctccctcccacgtgctgggattacaggcatgtgctgccgtCTGGTATATGTGGTGCTATGAATCCAGCGcagggctccatgcatgctaggcaaacgctctcccaaatgagccacatccccagtcctgGCATTTCTATTTTAACAAGAAAGGTGATTCACGCTCACTGAACAAAAAGACTGAGCGTGGCAAAGCAGAAAACGAGCTTGAGGCCGTCCCTCAGGGCAGCCTTTGTGCTCCAGCTAACAGCCTGGCTTCTGAAACCGGCCCAGCTTCTCGGGTCTGGTGTGGACCCCCTTCCCTCAGGAGCACACAGATGGACGTCTTTGCCTTCTTTGAGGACAGAAAAGTCCTCTCTAAGTGGAACACACCAAGATCAATTCCTGATGGATGGTTACACAGGATGTTTTGTCTAGTGTTGATCAtactgtgtgggtgtgtgaagtATTAAAGACAGCACTGGACACAGGAGGCTGGCCTGAAGAACAAGGGTGCTGAGAACGTCAACGGATCTGGACAGGTAGCCCCGTAAAGAGGAGGTGGTTGTGCACCGTTAGGGAACTTTTCCCTGCTTGGACTGGGCCGCTGAATCCAATCCCTTTTGATGGCTCCAAGATGAGGCACCCGCTGTCTGTTTCTGTCCCTGCAGCTCTGGGAAGCTCAGGAGGCCacggtgggtgggggtgggggagggcgtGCTTGACAGCCACCACATGGAGCCCCAATTTCCAGCTCTCGGTagcttttaattttactttttaatttgtttattttatgtgtatgagtgctttgcttgcaCGTGCAGTAGTGCCCAATGCATATGCCTGGTGCCGATGGAGGCCCGAAGAGGGCAgcagaccctctggaactggagtcatggagAGCTGCAAGccacaacatgggtgctgggaattacacCAGGTCCtctaagaacaagtgctcttagccactgagccagctctcaagGCCCCGAGTTCTCTCCGTCTATCCTTCTCCACAGCCTGCTCTCACCTGAAAGAGCTCACAAgtctccccaccctccacctgTTGCCCTTAAGTCCCTTCCAATGGGACTTAAATCTAAAAATCATGCCTATCTCTCTCTGCTCAGTTATAAGATGCTGTTCTTCAAGGCCAAGCTCCTCCATGTGCCCCCAGGCTCCAtgtgctcctgcccccctcccagcTGTGTTCTGACTGTGGCACTCCGGCCCCTCAGCTGGAGGTGGGCGCCCCCAGCTTGACCCACAAGTGGCGCTGGCTTGCCTCAGTGAACGTGCTGAAGAAGTGCCGCTCAGACGTCCGCCTGcatagcagagagagaaaaagcacaTTCTCCCTAGAAGGGACCCTCAGAACATCCCTCAAGGGCTGTCCCCACACACGGTGCGGGaatgtccccagcactgcattcaCCAGAGCTGAAAGGTGACAACCACCCGGTGTCTGTCAATGGAGGGCTGGACAGACAAGGGTGCAGATTCATACAATGTCCTCATCTTAACACCTGCTCAATACATGGAGGACTGACGTGCTGAGCCAGGCCATGACCTTGAGCATTATCTAAGTGAAGATGCCCCTCACAAAAGGCatatagtggcacacatctgtaatcccagcactcaggaggcagaggcaggaggaggattgTGATTTAGAGCCCAGGCTGCTGAGAAGGCTCAGGGTAAAGGCGCTCGCTTGCCATCAAACTTGACAATATGAATTGGATCTCTAAAACCCacactggaaggagagaatcgtCTCTTGTataagttgccctttgacctccgtAGGCACACTGTCGTATGTATagaacataaacacatacacacagaattaataaataaacgTGGAAAATTTGAGAGTTGAAGACATGGTCGGGGCTACACAAAGAATTCGAGGGATCAATACATGAGACTGTattggaagaaaaagaggagaaggaaagagagaccagaagatggctcagtggttaagaaccggctactcttccagaggacctgagctcggttcccagcaccacatcaggtggctcacaatagcctgtaactccagttccaggcgatAGGAtgccttctgacttccacaggctcctgcacacacagaatgcacacatatacatcaataaaaataagattaaaaaaaaaaaaacagggcatggtggtacatatctgtaatcccagcatttgggaggctgagacaggaggattgctgtgagttcaaggctagccagggctacatagaaagtcctgtctcaaaataaacaacataaaaagaaaaccaaacagagcTAGAGATAGAGTCAAGAGGCCAACACATCAGTCTTGTacgtgcaaggtcctgggttcctcAGAAGCCGGGCTCTGTCTGCGCACGTCGCTCTGATCCCTGACCATCACATGGCAGAGAGGACCTT
This Peromyscus maniculatus bairdii isolate BWxNUB_F1_BW_parent chromosome 8, HU_Pman_BW_mat_3.1, whole genome shotgun sequence DNA region includes the following protein-coding sequences:
- the Rhbdf2 gene encoding inactive rhomboid protein 2 isoform X1, which encodes MASADKNGSNLSSVSGSRLQSRKPPNLSITIPPPETQAPSEQESMLPERPKNPAYLKSVSLQEPRGRWQDGTEKRPGFRRQASLSQSIRKGTAQWFGVSGDWEGKRQNWQRRSLHHCSVHYGRLKASCQRELELPSQEAPSFQGTESPKPCKMPKIVDPLARGRAFRHPDEVDRPHAPHPPLTPGVLSLTSFTSVRSGYSHLPRRKRISVAHMSFQAAAALLKGRSVLDATGQRCRNVKRSFAYPSFLEEDAVDGADTFDSSFFSKEEMSSMHDDVFESPPLSASNFRGVPHSASPVSPDGVQIPLKEYSGRTPAPGTQRGKRIASKVKHFAFDRKKRHYGLGVVGNWLNRSYRRSISSTVQRQLESFDSHRPYFTYWLTFVHIIITLLVICTYGIAPVGFAQHVTTQLVLKNRGVYESVKYIQQENFWIGPSSIDLIHLGAKFSPCIRKDQQIEQLVQRERDIERASGCCVQNDRSGCIQTQKKDCSETLATFVKWQNDTEPSDTSDQGQKQPSAVVCHQDPRTCEEPASSGAHIWPDDITKWPICTEQAQSNHTGLLHIDCEIKGRPCCIGTKGSCEITTREYCEFMHGYFHEEATLCSQVHCLDKVCGLLPFLNPEVPDQFYRIWLSLFLHAGIVHCLVSVVFQMTILRDLEKLAGWHRISIIFILSGITGNLASAIFLPYRAEVGPAGSQFGLLACLFVELFQSWQLLERPWKAFFNLSAIVLFLFICGLLPWIDNIAHIFGFLSGMLLAFAFLPYITFGTSDKYRKRALILVSLVVFAGLFASLVLWLYFYPINWPWIEYLTCFPFTSRFCEKYELDQVLH
- the Rhbdf2 gene encoding inactive rhomboid protein 2 isoform X2; amino-acid sequence: MPLGSGAGMSSAALPTPASWRRMQSTAQTPSTPPFLEEMSSMHDDVFESPPLSASNFRGVPHSASPVSPDGVQIPLKEYSGRTPAPGTQRGKRIASKVKHFAFDRKKRHYGLGVVGNWLNRSYRRSISSTVQRQLESFDSHRPYFTYWLTFVHIIITLLVICTYGIAPVGFAQHVTTQLVLKNRGVYESVKYIQQENFWIGPSSIDLIHLGAKFSPCIRKDQQIEQLVQRERDIERASGCCVQNDRSGCIQTQKKDCSETLATFVKWQNDTEPSDTSDQGQKQPSAVVCHQDPRTCEEPASSGAHIWPDDITKWPICTEQAQSNHTGLLHIDCEIKGRPCCIGTKGSCEITTREYCEFMHGYFHEEATLCSQVHCLDKVCGLLPFLNPEVPDQFYRIWLSLFLHAGIVHCLVSVVFQMTILRDLEKLAGWHRISIIFILSGITGNLASAIFLPYRAEVGPAGSQFGLLACLFVELFQSWQLLERPWKAFFNLSAIVLFLFICGLLPWIDNIAHIFGFLSGMLLAFAFLPYITFGTSDKYRKRALILVSLVVFAGLFASLVLWLYFYPINWPWIEYLTCFPFTSRFCEKYELDQVLH